A single Staphylococcus muscae DNA region contains:
- the uxaC gene encoding glucuronate isomerase, whose translation MQFITDHFMLHNETARTLYEKYAKNMPIYDYHCHLDPKQISENTHFDNITDLWLGGDHYKWRAMRAQGIEEYYITGDASPKEKFRKWAETLENTIGNPLYHWSHLELKMYFDIDTLLTRDNADEVYEYANKYLETHRVTTQSLIESSNVSLICTTDHPNDNLQYHEKSKQQTDFKTAVLPAFRPDDLFKVDQPIFKEFVVELEKLTQKIDSPEALIQAVVQRIDYFHEKGGRLADHGLEEIHYAPYEIEDIRKIFDKALNNASITREEKFQFQTFVLYELSKAYYERQWVMQIHFGAIRNNNTRAFEQLGADAGFDSIRDQENLAYHLNHTLDMMEREGHLPKTILYNLNPVYNDIVGSTIANFQTESGIRSKVQHGAGWWFNDTKQGMLRQMSSLADQGLIQHFVGMLTDSRSFISYSRHDYFRRILCTWIGGLVENGEIPNNDEILKRLIQGICYNNAFHYFKLIEEE comes from the coding sequence ATGCAATTTATAACAGATCATTTTATGTTGCATAATGAAACAGCACGTACTTTGTATGAGAAATATGCTAAAAATATGCCGATTTATGATTATCATTGCCATTTAGATCCAAAACAGATTAGTGAGAATACACATTTTGATAATATTACTGATTTGTGGTTAGGTGGCGATCATTATAAATGGCGTGCGATGCGAGCACAAGGGATTGAAGAATACTATATCACTGGTGACGCTTCACCCAAAGAGAAGTTTCGCAAGTGGGCAGAAACATTGGAAAACACGATTGGCAATCCTTTATATCACTGGTCACATTTAGAATTGAAGATGTATTTTGATATTGACACATTGCTTACGAGAGACAATGCCGATGAAGTTTATGAGTATGCGAATAAGTATTTAGAAACACATCGCGTCACAACACAATCTTTAATTGAGTCATCAAATGTCTCACTGATTTGTACGACGGATCATCCGAATGACAATTTACAATATCATGAAAAATCAAAGCAACAAACAGATTTTAAAACTGCAGTGCTACCAGCTTTTAGACCTGATGACTTATTTAAAGTGGATCAGCCAATTTTTAAAGAATTTGTTGTTGAATTAGAAAAGTTAACACAAAAAATTGATTCACCAGAAGCATTGATACAAGCAGTTGTTCAACGTATTGATTACTTCCATGAAAAAGGCGGTCGCCTTGCTGATCATGGTTTAGAAGAAATACATTATGCACCATATGAGATAGAAGATATCCGAAAAATATTTGATAAAGCATTGAACAATGCGTCTATTACGAGAGAAGAGAAGTTTCAATTTCAAACATTTGTGTTGTATGAATTGAGTAAGGCTTATTATGAACGTCAATGGGTGATGCAAATTCACTTCGGTGCGATTCGTAACAATAACACGCGTGCTTTTGAACAATTAGGTGCAGATGCTGGATTTGATTCTATTAGAGATCAAGAGAACTTGGCATATCACTTGAATCATACGTTAGACATGATGGAACGTGAAGGGCATTTGCCTAAAACAATATTGTACAACTTAAATCCAGTTTATAACGATATTGTTGGTTCTACGATTGCTAACTTCCAAACTGAATCTGGTATTCGTAGCAAAGTACAACATGGTGCTGGATGGTGGTTTAATGATACAAAACAAGGCATGTTAAGACAGATGTCATCATTGGCAGATCAAGGTTTGATTCAACACTTTGTTGGTATGTTAACAGATTCAAGAAGCTTTATATCTTATTCACGTCATGATTACTTTAGACGTATTTTGTGTACATGGATAGGCGGTTTAGTAGAAAATGGTGAAATTCCAAATAATGATGAGATATTAAAGCGTTTAATTCAAGGTATATGCTATAACAACGCATTTCATTATTTCAAATTAATAGAGGAGGAATAA